A part of Sebastes fasciatus isolate fSebFas1 chromosome 10, fSebFas1.pri, whole genome shotgun sequence genomic DNA contains:
- the tstd1 gene encoding thiosulfate:glutathione sulfurtransferase codes for WLVIQSCISLFYHLCLNKVLLYGSIQQRLISLNKAFNVFPLSLPVTKVISYEDLKALLGKSENLLLIDVRTKKEVDNGHIQGSIHIPVATVEAALAMAPEEFKAKYGVTKPPLNAPELVFHCQMGMRGEAATDTAYKLGYVNACNYAGGYKEWSAKEGK; via the exons TGGTTAGTAATACAATCTTGTATCAGTCTGTTTTATCACCTGTGTTTAAACAAAGTGTTACTTTAtgggagtattcaacaaaggCTTATCAGTCTGAACAAAGCCTTTAATGTGTTTCCTCTCTCATTGCCAGTCACCAAGGTTATCTCCTATGAGGATCTGAAAGCGCTTCTGGGAAAGAGCGAGAATCTCCTTCTGATTGATGTTCGCACTAAAAAGGAAGTGGATAACGGACATATTCAGGGATCCATTCACATCCCAG TTGCTACAGTCGAGGCTGCTCTTGCAATGGCGCCAGAAGAGTTCAAGGCCAAGTACGGAGTAACCAAGCCACCGTTGAATGCGCCAGAGCTGGTGTTTCACTGCCAGATGGGCATGCGAGGGGAAGCTGCCACTGACACGGCTTACAAACTTGGATACGTGAA TGCTTGTAATTATGCCGGAGGATACAAGGAGTGGTCTGCAAAAGAGGGAAAGTGA
- the LOC141775376 gene encoding uncharacterized protein LOC141775376: MTSLCRNLAVLLLFLTASPLLHSHLFTRAASTSPPVTRPRIIYMTALGSDDDYEDDYGDEDHNPNHTPEVQDKVNTFLHQSPPQLCQYNPCSENEEPCEKISEKTGCLCPGVSGADVPPRAPRIQVLQPISGGDNRGKIEVQWCAPSSVVSGYRVVIEGSEGLEFGGVSRRGFVESLVVGTKVCVEAVNSAGHSSPSEFSCKRYDLPESSDHKLLAGIIGGGVALLLLLIIAAVIFWQHQMRKKAKRDSADGLGNPSYSTEGTL; the protein is encoded by the coding sequence ATGACGTCACTGTGCAGGAACCTGGCTGTGCTTCTCCTTTTTCTGACCGCCTCGCCTCTCCTCCACTCCCACCTCTTCACCCGTGCTGCCTCCACTTCCCCTCCCGTCACTCGTCCTCGGATCATATACATGACTGCCTTGGGCTCAGATGATGACTATGAGGATGACTATGGGGATGAGGACCACAACCCCAACCATACTCCTGAAGTGCAGGACAAAGTGAATACCTTCCTCCACCAAAGTCCACCACAGCTCTGCCAGTACAACCCCTGCTCGGAGAATGAGGAGCCCTGCGAAAAGATTTCAGAAAAGACTGGGTGCCTCTGTCCCGGGGTCAGCGGGGCCGATGTGCCTCCTCGTGCTCCACGCATCCAAGTGCTGCAGCCAATCAGTGGAGGGGATAACAGAGGGAAGATAGAGGTGCAGTGGTGTGCTCCATCTTCTGTGGTGTCTGGGTACAGAGTGGTGATAGAGGGAAGTGAAGGTCTGGAGTTTGGGGGAGTTTCAAGACGAGGTTTTGTCGAATCTTTGGTGGTTGGGACTAAAGTGTGTGTGGAGGCGGTGAACAGTGCAGGACACAGCTCCCCCTCAGAGTTCTCCTGTAAGCGGTATGACCTTCCTGAATCTTCTGACCATAAACTGTTGGCTGGGATCATAGGAGGAGGAGTCGCCCTCCTTCTACTTCTCATCATAGCAGCTGTGATTTTCTGGCAGCATCAAATGCGTAAAAAGGCAAAGAGAGACTCCGCTGATGGACTTGGTAACCCTTCTTACAGCACAGAGGGGACTCTGTGA